TCACCATTCTCGAATAAACTATTTTTCTAAGTGATTAACAACAGAGTCATCAACATTCATAAAACGACTTTCATGACACAAATTAAAACTAGAACTAATATTATAGTGTTCACTACTATTGGCTGATTTCGATCTAATTTTACCATAAACCGAAACCTCTAACTGATACGGTGAGTCATACTTACCAAATTTGACATCTGCCGGAGCAACCGCACACGGCGTTCATCCACGGAGGACGGCTCCAAACATCGTAACTGTTCAAAACGCCCATCTGAAACCTAGATAAAGGTGATAAACATCCAAAACTATTATAATCACAAACACTACTGCAATTCGGATCGATTAACATGACTTTATCATCTCCATCATCATTTCCGACGAAGACGAGGAAGTTGAGGACAGTAATCGATCATTCTCCTCGGAGAATGAAAACGCTCGGCCAGAATCGGATCCTGAGGTGTAATCGGAGCGAAATTGAAGCAATTGGTGGATCCAGTGGTGTGAATCGGATGAGAGAGATATCAGAAGAAATTGAGAGGATTTGTGGTGGTAAAATTGTGGATCAGATGAAAAAATGAAACCCTAGGTGGTGGAAGAGATGCAGTGAAGAAGAGTGCAACGGACGAAGGAGTTTGGCAAAAGtaacttttgttttttatatatttctttgcaacttttacttttttatttttagataTTCTTTATTTGCGATCACTTTAGATAGTCGCaacttttgttttttatatatttcttgtATTTGCGACCGCTTTAGGCGGTCACAACTTttgcttttttttatttttctcatatttGCGACTGTTTTCAGACCACCATTCAACTATTTGCGACCGGAAAATTGCGGCCGTTTTGCTACCGAATGTGGGTTGGTCTTTGATTTTGCGATTGTTTTGATGTTGGTCGCAATCTGGTCGCTAATTTTGCCACCGCCTTATGTAGGTCACAAATTTTGGTTGCAATTgcctagttttctagtagtgttatAAGATCAATAAACTAACATACTATATAGGATtgttggattttaataatcctaagtttcacatATTTATTCATAATAATcttaactttaaaaattccctccaacGATCCCAGCTTGTAAGAATTTGACCCCTATTGATCCTTTTATAACATATAAGAATTTAGTCTTCTCAATAGATTCATTTGCACTTGCAACCTCCTTAATTGAATTAAGTGCACCTAGAGTTTGAAAAAGATAGATGGGGCCAAATTCTTTTAAGTTTGGACCGTTGGAGGTAATTTTTAGAGTTATGATTATTATCGGTCAACACATGAAatttgggattattaaaatccaaaataTCACTAGagaattaacaaacaaacataaacaagttCTGTGGTGTAGGTTATCGATGCCGCCGCAATACGCAAGTTTCctattagtatatatatatatatatatatatatatatatatatatatatgtgtgtgtgtgtgtgtatgtgtaagATCAAAATAAAAATCTTATTTTACCTAAGTATGATAAAAAAAGATTTTAAGCATTCATTTTTcaaagagtaaactgctaaaatcatccctgaggtatgactcaaattgctagatcagtccaaaatcaactttttttgctaaaacagCCCCTAagcctagtttctgttgctatttcagtccaataaactaacaccgttagaacctccgttaatgaatgggtaaaactgctaaattcgtccttgaggtttgattcaagttgctagatcagtccaaaatcaagttttttgaatttgttaattataaacttatttaggtatataatttttctagacttgcattaatttttgaatttgttaattataaacttatgtagattataaacttatttaggtatataaatcattaatatcacaagattataaacttatttaaggcgggtccagttatatttatgttcgttgaataaatcattaatatcacaagagaaaaaaaatggtaaatgacaggttcttaatgcatcaatacttgtaccaaatgcattatatattttcttaaatgtcttaaaatttaagataaattacaagtctaccctaaatatataatttaaatttatgtttagttataaaaatataaacagaatgtagctcttttggagagcgcaattttatttgacctgtcttaaacactggtttgacccgaacccgttttgactcaAACCAAAATAATCCTTTTTATGAGACTTGTTCTGGCACGACATGTTGTCCGACCTCACCTAATGATAagtattattaaataagaaaccacttaattaagtagaaaaaatgaataaaagaactttataatacaaatattaaattaaaataattgataaatattaaacattaaatattacgatttaaataaaaacaaataaaaattatgttaatttcttaatatttaaatttacatataatatttgtatttttcataactaaatattgtttaaattaactgttgtcttatttaaatccttaaataaatactaaatatttacatggtaacaacaacaacaacaacaacaacaaaatcaaaataaaatcaGTATTTAAGGCTGGGCTGGTTAAATTACGCTCTTCAAAAAAGctacatttatatttttaaaactaattttatttaaattaaattaagtattatcttatttaaatacttaagtatataattagtaaacatttaatgataataataataataataataataatcaaaataactaacaaataatttttcaaaataactaacaaaaggattttttctcttgtgatattaatgatttatatacctaaataagtttatactctaaataagtttataattaacaaattcaaaaaattaatgcaagtctagaaaaattatatacgtaaataagtttataatctaaataagtttataattaacaaattcaaaaaattaatgcaagtctagaaaaattatatacctaaataagtttataagtaacaaattcaaaaaacttgattttggactgatctagcaacttgaatcaaacctcagggacgaatttagcagttttacccattcattaacggaggttctaacggtgttaatttattggactgaaatagcaacagaaactaggctcagggactgttttagcaaaaaaattgattttggactgatctagtaatttgagtcaaaccacagggacgattttagcagtttactctttttcaAATCAATAGTTAAAataaaaatgtatgaaaaataAGGGGTGTAAGGATATTTTAGAAATAACCTATTTGTTGACTTTTTTCCACATTCTAGACATATGCATTTTCCACCATCATTTTTCAAACGTTCATAATTTTTTATCTATAATTTGAGTACGGTAATACTATATCAAAtatgaaaactaaaaaaacaaaaaaaaaatatgttgtaTAATATTTTTGTGCTACGTATTTTGTTGGATCTTTTGTGTTGAACTTTTTGTGCTCGATTTTTTTGTGCTGTATTTTTTTTGCTAcatttttgtgctaaatttttgtactacattttttttttgctgctaAATCTTTTGTACTATATATTCTTTTTCGGTTGAATTTTTTGTGCTGATTTTTTtgtactattttttattttttgtattgtATTTTTCGTGAAAGATTTTTTGTGTTGTAATTTTGAGAAAGAAAAAAGGTTGCAGTTTGTGTTTTAGGATCAAAATGCTTTTTCATTCTACTTATAAGAAGTGTCACATGTATTCTCCATAGTACTTCTTAGGCTACCCATGAAAACCCGTTTTTAGTGGATCTTTGCCATAtatttttttaatggcaaatttcttttaatctCTATCCTATTTAGGACTTGAACCCACGGCCTCCTCTCCTAGAGGTGTTTAAAAATTTTGTCTTTGCCAATTGACCATCACCCCCGTTGATTACAAATTTCTTTTAATCCCTGTTGTTTGTGCGACTTGAACTCAATACCTACCTCTCCCAAACCTACGTGTTTAAAGACTTTCTCTTTGCAATGAACCACCACCACATTATATATAATACGTAAATTGTGGCTTTCATATATGTACATTTGGGCTAGCAAgttgcctttcaaaaaaaaattaatagttctAACCTCCATCTGTACTGACTCTCACAATTCAGTATAACTTTAACATCATGCATGACGATCATAATAATGAGTTGTAGGACTTTAGGAGAGAGATGGACGCAAAAATATAATTAGTCATTAATTGTTCTAACCTCCATGACTCTCACAATAGAGTATAAATTTAACATCATGAGGATCTGAATAATAAGGACTATTGGAGAGATATGGAGTACATAATCAGTACATAATCATCTTCATCTTATTGTCCATTTTTACATGACTTAAATTCTTTAAGCGTGAATCGGGCAGTCAAAAGTCGGGTGTCGCTACGCGACTGCCTCCCAGCCCATACCCGCTTCCAATCATTGGAAACATCTTGGAACTCGGAGACAAACCACATCACTCGCTTGCTGCCCTGTCCAAAACATACGGACCTTTGATGTCCCTGAAGCTCGGTACCACAACCATGATCGTTCTTTCGTCGAGTGAAATCGCTCAAGAGTTCTTTTCAAAACATGATATTTCTTTCTCGAGTAGATCTGTCCCGAGTGTTGCCAGGGTTCTCGGCAGCCATAACAACTCCATGGTTTGGATGCCCGTTGGGGACCAGTGGCGACGGTTAAGAAGAATATGCAAAGAACACTTGTTTTCGGTACGTCAACATGATGCTAGCCGGTTTCTACGCATGCAAAAGGTTATGGAACTCCTTGACTTCGTTCATGGTTGttctcttagtgacaaacctatCAACGTTGGTGAAATTGCAGCTGCAACAACTCTTAACGTTCTCTCCAACTACATACTTTCTACTGATTTAGCTCAGTATGATTCTCCCTCTTCTCAAGAATTTAAGGACATGGTATGGGCTGTCATGGAAATTAATGGTGCACCAAATTTAGCCGATTATTTTCCTGTGCTTCGGCACTTGGATCCACATGGCTTACTCAGACGGTCTATATTTTACACTAAGAAGCTTTTGGCAATATTTGAGCAACATGTCAATGAACGGTTACATGCAAGAAGtacaagttcatcttatgtttCAAGCGAGGATCTTACCGATTTGCTATTAAACATCAGTAAAGATCAAAACTCCTCAGTTAGCCTCAAAGACATAAGACAGTTGCTATATGTAAGTAATCTTCTTGGACGACTAATTAGTTGAACTTGTTTAGAAATGTGTATGGACCCATGGATTGCTTCACGACATTTTCTTGTAGTTGATGCCCATTTCTTAAAAAAAATCGTAATTAGTTATTTAGTTGTGCTATAAATATTCATGGCGGCTGTTGCCCTTTGTGCAGGACTTATTTCTTGCAGGAACTGACACAACATCAAACACGTTGGAATGGGCAATGGCTGAACTAATGCACAACCCCGAGAAAATGTTGAAGATAATCTTGTTGGAGATATATAAACGTAAATGTGTAAATGTATATACATTTACGTTTAATATCTCCAACAAGATTATTTCCAGATAATCATTAATATCATGTTATGAACGTTATTACAGACTGAGCATCATATATATATCATTTTTCTTGTACTGATTGCATCAACCAAAAGAAGTCAAAGTTTGATTGGGATGGCTATCAGAGGCAGATTTTTCTTTAATGTAAATCCAAACTTATCAGTCATATCCATATCTTGTGCTCTCATACCTCCTTCAATCTTCCAATCAAACTTATGAATCAACGATCCCAACAACAAATGCAACATAATATCAGCTAGAGGCAATCCTGGACACATCCTTCTTCCTGCACCAAACGGGATAAACTCCAAATCACGACCTTTGAAGTATTGGATGTAATTCAATCTCAAAGTAACCGTTATCTAGTAGCCGTTTGAAGTTGTTATCGGATGAGAATAAATTGCACAGTCAAGCTTGTTCCTGATAATATGGCTTGATCCAGTTTTTACGTATTAGTtgttattttttgtttgtttacgtTCCTAGGCGTTGCATGTATTTCCTTTATAAAGGGTTGATGAATTATCAATAAAATCATCCGAGTTTGTACAATATTTGTGATTGGTTTTCTGTTTTGCTctatcatttggtatcagagcaaacCAGGTTCTGATCAATCTCTCAATAATCTTTCTCACTTTCAATCTATTTTCTCATTCAATGGCCTGGAATAACATGAACCCTAGTTCTGTGAACGTAACACTTCCAATCTTCAAAGGTGAAGGTTATGAATTTTGGAAGATCCGAATGAAGACCATCCTCATGTCACAAGATCATTGGGATTTTGTGGAGAACGGTTTCAATGCAGCAGACACTGATCGAATGCGACTCCGAGATAATAAGAGAAAAGATGCTCGTACACTTTCTCTTATTCAATCTGGTGTCCATGATGAATTATTCTCCCGTATTGCAGGTGCAGCAACATCCAAACAGGCATGGACTCTCTTGCAAAATGAGTATGAAGGAGACACAAAGGTTCAAATGGTGAAGTTGCAAGGTCTGCGGAGAGATTTTGAAACTATACATATGAAAGAAGGGGAACCAGTGGGAGAGTTTCTGTCAAAAGTAATGAAGATTGTTAATCAACAAAGGGCTTATGGTGAAGACGTATCTGACCAGAAAGTTGTGGAGAAAGTATTGAGGAGTTTGCCAATTAAGTGGGATCATATTGTGGCTGCCATTGAAGAATCAAAAGATCTAAGTGTGTTAATCTTTGATCAATTGATGGGGTCGTTGCAGTCACATGAAGCAAGAATTAACAGAGGAAACGAAAATGTTGCTGAAGAGCAAGTgtgacaagccaaagaagaagatgcTGGCCTGTTTGTGAGAAGTAGAGGAAGAGGACCTCCAAGAGGTAGAGGTCGTGGTCGAGGAAGAACAAATGGACGAGGAATTCAATGCTATAACTGCAACAAATTTGGTCATTTCAGTAGAGATTGCTGGAATGAACCACAAGCATCCCCTGCCATAGGAGATGATAATGATGAAGAAGAAGGGCAATTGTTTATGGTTgtggaagatgatgaagaagttgtATTGGTAACAACAAAAGATGATGTCAATCCTTCTCACATCTGGTTTCTTGATAGTGGTTGCTCAAACCATATGACAGGTCAGTTATCATTATTTAAGAAACTAGATAAGACTAAAACTGTAGCCATGAGAATGGGAAATGGTAAGAGAATTATGGTTGAAGGGAAAGGCACTATAAGACTTGAAGTAGCAGGTGGTAAGTTTAAGACATTAGATGATGTTTATTATGCACCTGATCTTGGTTATAACCTGCTGAGTGTTGGGCAACTAATGAAAACGAGTCATAGGTTGGTATTTGATGAAGGTGCATGCACAATTATTAAGAAGCAAACTAGTGAAACGATGTGCATGATCCCTGTTGCCAGTAATAATATTTTTCCTCTTGATGTTTCTAATGCTAATAATGTAGCCTTTGCCACTATTGTTGATGAGTCGTACATGTGGCATCTAAGATTTGGACATCTTAATGAACAAAGCTTGCAAAGCTTGAGTAGCAACCAACTGGTTTATGGATTGCCCaaaatcagaaattggaatgtttgtGAAAGTTGTGTCAGTGGAAAGATAACAGGAGCCCCCTTTCTGTCACAAGGAACTAGAACATCTGAAGTTCTTGACTTAATTCATGCTGATGTATGTGGGCCTATGTCAATAAAATCCTTGGGTGGAAGCAGGTACTTCTTATTATTCATTGACGATGTAAGCAGGATGACTTAGGTTTACTTTTTGCATAGAAAAGATGAAGTGTTTGATAAGTTTAAAGTCTTCAAGGCCAAAGTTGAAAATGAAACAAATCGGAAGATTAAGGCATTTCGAAGTGACAGAGGTGGAGAATTCTGTTCAAATGAGTTTATGGCATTTTGTGAGCAAGAAGGAATAAGGAGGGATTTGACACCTCCCTATACACCTGAACATAATGGAGTTTCtgagagaaagaacagaactATAGGAGAAATCGCCCTGAGCATGTTGCATGAGAAGAATCTGAGTAATGTATTCTGGAGTGAAGTCGTTGCTACAGCTGTTTATCTCAGAAGCTTGTCACCTACAAAGGCTCTTGATGAAGCTACACCTTTTCAGGTATGGTATAATCGGATTCCTTCAGTTCATCACTTAAAGGTTTTTGGGTGTGTTGCATAAagcacattcccaagcagcaaagaagaaagatggaagaAAAGGCCTGCAAATGTATTTTCATTGGTTATTCACCAAACTCTAAAGCCTACAGACTGTATGATCCAGTAAAAAGAAGAGTTGTGACCAGCTGAAATGTAGTATTTGATGAACATGCAAAGTGGACTGATAATCAAGAAGATAAGCATGGATTGCCTGCTGAATTGGTTACCATTTGGGAGCCTGAAGACAGTGGAGATACTAATGAAAGTGGCAGTAAGAATTCAGTCCATGAAGAAGGTGAAATCACCAATAATCAAAGTGAGGCCAACtctagcagcagcaacaacaatcCCATAATCAAGTCATTGAACCAGGTTTATCAAGAAACAGTTCTTCTTAATAGTGATCAAGTGCAACAACTGTATGAATGTCAATTGGTTCTGTCATAAATGGAGCCAAGATCATATGTGGAAGCTGCTAAGAATCAGCAGCGGAGAATGGCTACGGTACAAGAATTGAAGTCTTTAGAAGAACATAAGACATGGTCTCTGGTTGAACTGCCTCGTGATCAACAGGTCATTGGTCTCAAGTGGGTGTTTAGGGTAAAGATGGATGCAAGTGGTGAAATCAAGAAGTATAAATCCAGGATTGTGGCAAAGGGATATGCCCAGGAATATGGTATCAACTATGAGGAGACTTTTGCTCCTGTAGCAAGATTCGAAACAACTAGAATGATTCTCTTATTGGCGGCTCAACAAAAGTGAGCTATCTTTCAACTTGATGTCAAGTCTGCATTTTTGAACGGGCCTTTACAAGAGGAAGTTTATGTGACACAACCACCAGGATTTGAAGTTAAAGGAGAAGAGCATAAGGTTTATAGGCTGCACAAGGCACtctatggtctcaaacaatcgccaagggcctggtatgaatgTATCAACTGTTATCTAAATGATAATTCATATTTGAGACTCACAAGTGAGCCTACTGTTTACATAAAGAAAACTGATGAGGGTGATATTATTATCATTTGCATTTATGTTGATATAATATATACCAGCTCCTCTCAACATTTGATAGAAGAATTCAGAATGAAAATGATTCAAGAGTTTGTGTTGATGCATTTTTTGTGTGTCTGTTACTAGTCTTGTAATTATGTGTATTTTGTATGGTCTTTATtaattatcgagtctgtattcgcagtcgaccaagtcggatatcctcctatccgcttgggTCTGACTTGTTTGTCTCTCTTTATATGTATTGGTCGTAAAAACAATGCATGTCGCATACTAAGGGTAATTCTgtcatttatgttttatgttatctGTGCCATCTGTTTCTGCAATCTGTTGTGCAGAAACAGGTATCAACATTGCAGGccttggcgaaacactttgtttcgtcaaagacatgtcgacgaaacagagaTAGTATCTTTGGTTTTGTTTCGTCAAGGTGGTCAACGAATCACATGTGAttcgttgactgttgggcttGTTACTGGGCCTTCTTCTGTTTCGTCGGCCCACTCTCAGTTTCGTCAAGATGATAAGCCCATCTGCTATATAAGGCACAGGTATGTCACAGTTTAGACTagagatgagagaatacccttcaagcttgtaagaactgtgtttgtatcagttgttatatctcatccagttaatcaaaagagtgtgtttctttggttaaccattGTGTTCATATTGTTCTATGTTTGATTGGCTaagttaagtggattccgcacacttaactttgtttgttataaacaaggattgggtagtgaaaatcgatcctccgatttcgggacctacaagtggtatcaaagcagtggctcttatccttgtttaaaatcaaacatagttcggTTTGGTTGTCTTGTGTTTGTGTTGTTTTGCTCAAAAAGTGTTCTTGAGAACTttatattttctggaaaaagAAACCATAAAAAAATTGTAGTTATTGTTGTTTTGTTAAGAGTTTTGCCAAAAACCATGCTAGTTTGAGTATACACATACGAACGGTTGGTTTTGGTTGAAAGTTTTAAACAAAAATTCAGTGTTCGGATAGTATAAAATTCACAGGTTGTTTTGGTGTCCTTCATATCTTCATAAGAAGTTTAAGTTGTTCTTGTTTAAAGGATCCTTTTAATCTAAAAGATAAGGTTCTGAgtttttgaaaagtgtttgaccAACTCCTTTTACCCACCATACCTCTAAGTTGGTAAGAAAAGCAGTTCGAAAATCGTGTGACTTGACAGGCTGGGTATAAACAATTCACCAACTTTTACCAACCTCTGACAACCATTTTGACGAATCACGCTTCAACGAAACACAAAGTCAACGAAACAGAATCATCTCGCCAAAGGTCTCTTTGACGAAACtgaaaagtgtttcgccaaagatcccttcgacgaatcaaaggcaattcgccaaaggtcccttcgacgaatcaaagtctgtttcgccaaaggtccctTTGACGAATCACATATCTGTTTCTTCAAACTTCTTTGACGAAACAAAATCTGTTTCGTCGTATGTTGTTTCGTCAAAACctatttctgtttcgtcaagaaaGTTGTAAGTTTTCAACAGAAGGTTTGCAAGTTCATCATAACAGTGTGTTCTCAAGTGTTTGTTCAGTTTTTCGGCTAGTAGTCATcgaaaatgagttgtacaagtccttgggactggagtaCGGACCCACGACCAGGTCAAAGTTCAAATCAGACATCTATGGCCTCTTACTTAGCAAACTCCATACCTCAACAACAACCGTCCATAAGTGCGAGTCAATGGGCCTTGGtatcaaatcaaaaccaaagtattcaaaATCTACTGTTGAGCGAGAGTGAGACGGGTAGCAACAATCgcccgccaaagctaaatcacatgaatgattatccatcatggaagggacgtttccacacgtatgttcaagggcaaagcaccgaactttggacgtgtttcattaaTGCGGTCAACCCTGCCCTCGAAACAGCAGCATCAACTTCAGCGGGTTATGCTAATATGCTTGAGGATGATAAGAAAGCTTATGACTTGGAGAAAAAGGCGTTTGCCATACTTACACAAGCACTTCACAAAGAAATCTATCATCAATTTGGGTATTGTAAGACCACGAAAAGCCTATGGGATGCATTGGTGGCGAGAGGAGAAGGGAATGCAGCGTCTAGGAAGACTCGCCATGatctgttaaagaaagagtttgaatcatttcagttcttggaaaatgaaaccctaaatgatctgacttcacgtttctatcatttgattagtgaaatgagttCTTACAATGTTAATGCTACCCATCAAGAAATGAttgcacggtttgctgatgctctacctcctaaGTGGAGTCCATTCATTGAGCTTCTGAAACATACGGGTGCACTGGATGCAGCCAATGCTAgtctctatgaattcattcagaagttagagcacaagaatgaagaagaaattaggaagGCTAAAAGAATTGCAGCTGCACctcctcaaaatacagaaatgtatttgcctggttttggtccttcagctagttctagttccgttcaacaaccgaagcttcaaacggcgtttgtatcCAATACAAACTCTTCTCCGTTTCAACAGTTCAATCAAGCACAACCACAATGGGATCAAATTGCTTATCTTTCACAAACCATTCCTACACCTCAAGTTACAACGGCTCAACCACAGTTCGATCAAAGCACCTATCTGTCACAGTCAATACCCACACCACAgtcacaaccacaacaacaagctcATTATGCCAACAATCCCCCACCCCACACCCTAACACGATCAGAGTCGATACTTCAAACCTCTCACAATTTAGCATTGAAGTagcaaaggagcatatggaaatcaataatacaatggtcagtgcctATTGTGGGTTGGTGgcaggtcaaattggaaacatcaatatgaccaatgaagattatcaacagatcgaaaAGGatgagatggaattaatggatatcaaatgggcttttgctagtgcggttagaagagcgaaagacttcatggctcgaactggaagaacttcgttggaaggtaAAAGGGATACGAAGTACGGGTTTGATATAAATGCTGtaacatgcttcaattgtggtgagaaagggcacttcaaacgtgagtgcactcgaccaaccaaacaaggcaatcataaccctttcagaaaccagacgagtacttcAAATGTGAATGCCCGGCAAGAAAATCGTGACAGGAGGATTGTGGCAGTCAACAACAATCAGAGCCAGTCTGGAAcatcaaatcccaatcgggctttgactgttcaagccgatgaaggatgtgactggtctgtgcagtttggtgaaggtgatcaaggaggaggaacagcatgttatgcaaagatcatcaatcacatcaagcatgttcataaagaagagttttctgaaagtgatgacagttctggttattctggaagttctgatgaagaaggctctattTCTAGGGATAATCAATCTAAGCCTGATGTGAAGGAAGAAGGAGGTGCTGATGTTGAAGATCTATTGAATGAAGCTGGAGAGCTcatatgtcagaaatcaattctgatcaagaaggctgctactgcatctaaggaaatggagaagttcttctCAGAAGATGGAGccttttcttttcaaactgcctttatggcaaatgtgtCAGCCTCTTcaagtcaggtaaattctgaacctcctgctcctagtgtttgtaaatcatgtgcagatatgaagcttgaatcagaaaagcttcatagtcataatcaaaatttggttattgaactttcaaaatgcaaagaggcaaatatggctttaactcggaacgaaaaagaatttaaatctgtaatcgaaacattaaagaaaagcgtgtccgaagtgaacaaagtggTTTACCAtaaacaagtaagtataaatgaatacataaatattgttgaggaaaccaagaagcaactagccattgcccaatgcgagcatgatgcgatcaaacaaaaactggaaagttattctaactcccgatttgtgcttgatcacatcatagatgttcaacaactgaagggaaatcagaaaggcataggatataagaaatgtccccccccccccttgaggcataactataccaagatgcctgatgaggaagatatgccacggtatgaacccagtgtgcctctgaattttgaggaattttctactggcctagggttcaaaccggacaattcttcaaacacatcctctaagcCACAAGAAACTTCAGCATCCTTGAAgaaaagtcctccaattatcgaggactatgagtcatcggatgatgaatcagaattggatgtaagtgatcaggataaatcacttgacaagatgaaaggagtagtaattccacttgagaatcac
This is a stretch of genomic DNA from Helianthus annuus cultivar XRQ/B chromosome 16, HanXRQr2.0-SUNRISE, whole genome shotgun sequence. It encodes these proteins:
- the LOC110917993 gene encoding cytochrome P450 76T24; the encoded protein is MSLKLGTTTMIVLSSSEIAQEFFSKHDISFSSRSVPSVARVLGSHNNSMVWMPVGDQWRRLRRICKEHLFSVRQHDASRFLRMQKVMELLDFVHGCSLSDKPINVGEIAAATTLNVLSNYILSTDLAQYDSPSSQEFKDMVWAVMEINGAPNLADYFPVLRHLDPHGLLRRSIFYTKKLLAIFEQHVNERLHARSTSSSYVSSEDLTDLLLNISKDQNSSVSLKDIRQLLYDLFLAGTDTTSNTLEWAMAELMHNPEKMLKIILLEIYKRKCVNVYTFTFNISNKIISR
- the LOC110919925 gene encoding uncharacterized mitochondrial protein AtMg00820-like, yielding MEPRSYVEAAKNQQRRMATVQELKSLEEHKTWSLVELPRDQQVIGLKWVFRVKMDASGEIKKYKSRIVAKGYAQEYGINYEETFAPVARFETTRMILLLAAQQK